Genomic window (Staphylococcus debuckii):
TCAAATGGGAGTTTACCATTCGCTGTAAGTGAACAAGTAAAGTATCCTAAAACGACTGAAATAGTCTATACAAGTGGGAATTATACCACTTTAAAAAATGATATGGATATAGATTTACGCGAAAGATTAAAGTTTGAGCCAAAGCACTTTTCATCTTTATTACAATGGACTGAAAGTTTATGGTCTACAATTCCTAGTTCAACTAACTTAAACCAACTTGTTGATGTTTCTTTATATGATCATAGTAAAGTTACTTGTGCTGTAGCTTGTTGTATCTACGATTATTTAGAGTCTTACAATATTAATAATTATAAAGAAGAATTATTTAGTCCATATTCAAAAACAAAAGATTTTTATGATAAGCCTGTCTTTCTACTCGCAAGTTTAGATATGAGCGGTATTCAAGATTTTATTTTTAATATTAGTGGTAGTAAAGCACTTAAAAGCTTGAGAGCTAGAAGTTTTTATTTAGAAATAATACTTGAAGTTATCGTGGATCAGTTATTAGGGAAATTAGAATTAAGTAGAGCAAATCTTTTGTACACTGGTGGAGGACATGCCTACCTACTTTTACCGAATACGAATTCAACTAAAGAAATAATTCAAGATTTCGATGAGAGTTTACGAAAATGGTTTATTAATATGTTTAGTACTGATTTATCTGTGGCTATTGCTTACCAAGAATGTACAGGAAATGATTTAATGAACAGTAATAACCAATATAGACAGATCTGGCAGTCGGTGAGTCAAAAATTATCAGATAAAAAAGCGCATAAATATTCGGCTGAAGATATTTTAAGAATGAACCAAACTAAATCTTATGGTGAAAGAGAATGTAAAGAATGTTTACGAAGTGATTTAGAACTAAATGAGGAAGGCATTTGTCCTATATGTGATGGAATTATTAAAATATCTAATAACTTAAGAGACAATGATTTCTTTGTGGTTGGTGATAATGGAAAATTATCGTTGCCTTTTGATTTGAAGTTGAAAGTAGTTAACAGAGAAGAAGTGGAAAAATTATTAAATTCACATACTGATATAAAAATATATAGTAAGAATAAAGCATTTATTGGACCTGAAGTTACGACTAATCTATGGATGTGTGATTATGATTTAGCGAGTACTAATGAAGAAACAAAAAAAGAAGGTATCTCCAGCTATGTTGAGAGAGAAATCGGTATTCGTAGGTTAGGTGTTGTGCGAGCTGATATCGACAACTTAGGTGCAGCCTTTATTAACGGTATACCAGAAAAATATAATTCTTTATCACGAACAGCAACTTTTTCTCGCAATCTTTCAATGTTTTTCAAATATGAATTAA
Coding sequences:
- the cas10 gene encoding type III-A CRISPR-associated protein Cas10/Csm1 produces the protein MSRKLDLQYGSLLHDIGKIIYRSNSNEFEKGTHSKMGWEYLKKFEEFNHTSIKESVRYHHYKELSQVKLNNNSLAYITYIADNIASGADRRDFIEEGDEGDYSNSFKFDKFVPLNSIFNILNSQSLGISNGSLPFAVSEQVKYPKTTEIVYTSGNYTTLKNDMDIDLRERLKFEPKHFSSLLQWTESLWSTIPSSTNLNQLVDVSLYDHSKVTCAVACCIYDYLESYNINNYKEELFSPYSKTKDFYDKPVFLLASLDMSGIQDFIFNISGSKALKSLRARSFYLEIILEVIVDQLLGKLELSRANLLYTGGGHAYLLLPNTNSTKEIIQDFDESLRKWFINMFSTDLSVAIAYQECTGNDLMNSNNQYRQIWQSVSQKLSDKKAHKYSAEDILRMNQTKSYGERECKECLRSDLELNEEGICPICDGIIKISNNLRDNDFFVVGDNGKLSLPFDLKLKVVNREEVEKLLNSHTDIKIYSKNKAFIGPEVTTNLWMCDYDLASTNEETKKEGISSYVEREIGIRRLGVVRADIDNLGAAFINGIPEKYNSLSRTATFSRNLSMFFKYELNNLLEGSKITVIYSGGDDIFLIGAWDDVISKTIEVRNAFEKFTLNKLTFSAGIGIYPSKYPVSKMASETGELEEAAKQGEKNQVALWNKHKVYKWNTLEKDILNDKLEIISGAFETTADHGKAFIYKIIELLREDSQINIARLAYLLARSNINSHYSNIIFKWSRSEEDREQLITAFEYYVYQTREG